The Juglans microcarpa x Juglans regia isolate MS1-56 chromosome 8S, Jm3101_v1.0, whole genome shotgun sequence genome has a window encoding:
- the LOC121244491 gene encoding ankyrin repeat-containing protein ITN1-like isoform X1: MQASAHQLVDRLWKELIGDDNFSSTHMLRHHKQLLVEAAKVGNVEFLIILIRSYPDLIWLVDEEHGTLFHVALKYRQERVFNLIYEIGVLKGNIASYYSKEGNNMLHLAGELPSSDRLNIVSGAALQMQRELLWFQEIEKIVPKSYVNETNERGKTSRDIFVKTHEELQKNGEKWMKDTANSCMLVSALIATVVFPAAFTVPGGNNQETGIPMFLESNWFTIFFVSDAVAMLFSSSSILVFLSILTSRYTEKDFLVSVPRRLALGLATLLISIVGMLIAFTAACFLVFKPKTSFPIRIIVAAPAIPISLFVILHHGLWFDIFRSAFCSNRFLFWSHNRLFKQASWLATMSS; encoded by the exons ATGCAAGCATCTGCCCATCAATTAGTTGACCGCCTTTGGAAAGAGCTAATTGGAGATGACAATTTCTCGTCAACTCATATGCTTCGACATCATAAGCAACTACTTGTTGAAGCTGCCAAAGTAGGGAACGTTGAATTTCTAATTATACTTATACGCTCTTACCCCGATCTCATATGGCTAGTTGACGAAGAACATGGAACATTATTTCATGTTGCTCTTAAATATCGACAAGAGCgtgtatttaatttaatatatgagaTAGGTGTTTTGAAGGGCAACATTGCGAGTTACTATTCCAAAGAGGGAAACAACATGCTCCACTTAGCTGGAGAGTTGCCTTCTTCAGATCGACTGAATATCGTATCAGGAGCAGCCCTTCAAATGCAACGAGAGTTATTGTGGTTTCAA GAGATAGAAAAGATCGTGCCGAAGTCATATGTGAACGAGACAAATGAAAGAGGAAAAACATCTAGGGATATATTTGTGAAGACCCATGAAGAATTGCAAAAGAATGGTGAAAAGTGGATGAAGGACACGGCAAACTCTTGCATGCTCGTGTCAGCACTTATTGCCACTGTGGTTTTTCCAGCTGCCTTCACAGTACCGGGTGGCAACAATCAAGAAACAGGCATTCCTATGTTTCTGGAAAGCAACTGGTTTACGATATTTTTCGTATCAGATGCAGTTGCAATGTTATTCTCTTCGTCTTCAATATTAGTTTTCTTGTCAATTCTCACGTCACGCTACACGGAAAAAGATTTCCTCGTATCAGTACCTCGTAGGCTGGCGTTGGGACTCGCTACGCTTCTAATCTCAATCGTAGGCATGCTGATAGCCTTCACTGCAGCCTGTTTTCTGGTATTTAAACCCAAAACAAGTTTTCCGATCCGTATAATTGTTGCGGCACCCGCTATCCCAATTAGTTTGTTTGTTATCCTACATCATGGCCTTTGGTTTGATATATTCCGCTCAGCATTCTGTTCTAACAGATTCCTCTTCTGGTCACATAATAGGCTTTTCAAGCAAGCAAGCTGGCTGGCTACTATGTCTAGCTAA
- the LOC121244491 gene encoding ankyrin repeat-containing protein ITN1-like isoform X3: MQASAHQLVDRLWKELIGDDNFSSTHMLRHHKQLLVEAAKVGNVEFLIILIRSYPDLIWLVDEEHGTLFHVALKYRQERVFNLIYEIGVLKGNIASYYSKEGNNMLHLAGELPSSDRLNIVSGAALQMQRELLWFQEIEKIVPKSYVNETNERGKTSRDIFVKTHEELQKNGEKWMKDTANSCMLVSALIATVVFPAAFTVPGGNNQETGIPMFLESNWFTNRLFKQASWLATMSS, from the exons ATGCAAGCATCTGCCCATCAATTAGTTGACCGCCTTTGGAAAGAGCTAATTGGAGATGACAATTTCTCGTCAACTCATATGCTTCGACATCATAAGCAACTACTTGTTGAAGCTGCCAAAGTAGGGAACGTTGAATTTCTAATTATACTTATACGCTCTTACCCCGATCTCATATGGCTAGTTGACGAAGAACATGGAACATTATTTCATGTTGCTCTTAAATATCGACAAGAGCgtgtatttaatttaatatatgagaTAGGTGTTTTGAAGGGCAACATTGCGAGTTACTATTCCAAAGAGGGAAACAACATGCTCCACTTAGCTGGAGAGTTGCCTTCTTCAGATCGACTGAATATCGTATCAGGAGCAGCCCTTCAAATGCAACGAGAGTTATTGTGGTTTCAA GAGATAGAAAAGATCGTGCCGAAGTCATATGTGAACGAGACAAATGAAAGAGGAAAAACATCTAGGGATATATTTGTGAAGACCCATGAAGAATTGCAAAAGAATGGTGAAAAGTGGATGAAGGACACGGCAAACTCTTGCATGCTCGTGTCAGCACTTATTGCCACTGTGGTTTTTCCAGCTGCCTTCACAGTACCGGGTGGCAACAATCAAGAAACAGGCATTCCTATGTTTCTGGAAAGCAACTGGTTTACG AATAGGCTTTTCAAGCAAGCAAGCTGGCTGGCTACTATGTCTAGCTAA